One segment of Gemmatimonadota bacterium DNA contains the following:
- a CDS encoding arylsulfatase produces MEHDRHFNGTIGRTFEDSTASWITKPTELKQSPNIVMIVLDDVGYSQLGCYGSDIETPALDSLAEDGLRYANFHVTPLCSPTRTCLLTGRNHHSVGMGRVTEMNNGFPNTRGFISKEAANLAELLRPHGYQTLAAGKWHLNAIDDTSPAGSYDHWPLQRGFDRFYGFLAGETNQWHPELVMGNERIEQPSTEDYHLSEDIVDQSCKWLRQLVSADPDKPFFLYLAFAAGHSPHHVPREFADKYKGRFDDGWDVARDKILTRQKASGLLPDDQRLASRNDGVQPWDELSADEQRLATRFKEVFAGFMEHTDVQITRLLAELDALGKRDDTIVIALSDNGAASLGGPHGSYHHLRSRIGDPPTVEENLAHIDDLGGPLSYPIYPFGWAMAGNTPFKRYKGNTYAGGVRAPLLIRWPAGIQAKGETRRQFYHVVDITPTLLDLLGLDLPNQVNGIEQIPLHGTSMAHTLNDNTADTRKKIQYFETTGQRAIWHEGWKAVTFHTRGTDFDTDEWELYHLDQDLAEIDNLADQHPEKLREMIDLWWREAEQYGVLPLDDIGGRNGVGWWPEPKDRWVLYQDAVLPHHFKSGPRVLGLSHRITARIERKSTDVEGTIVADGGRFGGWSLFIHDNRLHYTNNHSGDQKRISSSVTIPPGNVTLRLDVVKTGEDEGRARFFVNDQPAGEGLISPFRQYNFVNEPFEVGRDSQTPVDDHYNAPFVFSGQIVNVVIEAVGEEIVDQNTLLEELMSSQ; encoded by the coding sequence ATGGAACATGACAGGCATTTCAATGGGACCATCGGTCGGACCTTTGAAGACTCAACTGCATCATGGATCACGAAACCGACTGAGTTAAAACAGTCGCCCAACATCGTGATGATTGTGTTAGACGATGTCGGGTATTCACAATTGGGCTGTTATGGTTCTGACATTGAGACACCTGCGCTGGACAGTTTGGCAGAAGATGGCTTGCGATATGCCAATTTCCATGTAACCCCACTGTGTTCCCCTACCCGCACTTGCTTGTTGACGGGTCGAAACCATCATAGTGTTGGTATGGGCCGCGTGACTGAGATGAACAACGGCTTTCCCAATACACGCGGTTTTATTTCCAAAGAAGCCGCCAATCTGGCTGAACTATTGCGCCCCCATGGCTATCAGACCCTCGCTGCAGGCAAATGGCACTTGAATGCCATCGATGACACGAGTCCGGCAGGGTCCTATGATCACTGGCCTTTACAACGTGGCTTTGACCGCTTCTATGGTTTCCTGGCTGGCGAGACCAACCAGTGGCATCCCGAACTCGTCATGGGCAACGAGCGCATTGAACAGCCATCCACCGAGGACTATCACCTGTCGGAAGATATCGTTGACCAATCTTGCAAATGGCTTCGGCAGTTGGTTTCGGCAGACCCCGACAAACCCTTCTTTCTGTACCTGGCATTTGCGGCTGGTCATTCACCCCACCACGTGCCACGAGAATTTGCAGACAAATACAAAGGTCGGTTTGACGATGGCTGGGATGTTGCGCGTGACAAAATCCTAACTCGCCAGAAAGCATCCGGTCTATTGCCTGATGATCAACGTCTCGCCTCGCGGAATGATGGTGTACAACCCTGGGACGAACTGAGCGCAGATGAGCAACGCCTTGCAACCAGGTTCAAGGAAGTCTTTGCTGGCTTTATGGAACACACCGATGTTCAAATCACCCGTTTGCTCGCCGAGTTGGATGCACTCGGTAAACGCGACGACACAATTGTGATCGCCCTTTCTGACAATGGCGCAGCATCTCTGGGTGGTCCTCACGGTAGCTACCATCATCTGCGTTCTCGCATAGGAGATCCACCCACAGTTGAGGAAAATCTCGCCCACATTGATGACCTCGGCGGTCCTCTAAGCTATCCCATTTATCCTTTCGGCTGGGCGATGGCGGGCAACACGCCGTTCAAACGCTATAAAGGAAATACCTATGCAGGCGGTGTCCGCGCACCACTGCTCATCCGTTGGCCAGCGGGTATCCAGGCCAAAGGCGAAACGCGGCGACAGTTTTATCATGTGGTGGATATAACCCCGACCCTGTTAGACCTTCTGGGGCTGGATCTGCCCAATCAGGTGAACGGCATAGAACAAATCCCTTTGCATGGTACGTCGATGGCTCACACACTGAATGACAATACGGCGGATACCCGAAAAAAAATCCAGTATTTCGAAACGACTGGTCAAAGAGCGATCTGGCACGAAGGCTGGAAAGCCGTGACCTTCCACACCAGAGGCACCGACTTCGATACAGACGAATGGGAGCTTTATCATTTGGATCAGGACCTGGCCGAGATAGACAACCTGGCAGATCAGCATCCTGAAAAATTAAGAGAAATGATCGACCTCTGGTGGCGTGAAGCGGAGCAATACGGCGTCTTACCTCTGGATGATATAGGTGGCAGAAATGGTGTGGGCTGGTGGCCTGAACCCAAGGATCGCTGGGTATTATACCAGGATGCGGTACTGCCCCACCATTTTAAATCCGGCCCAAGAGTGCTCGGTCTCTCACATCGCATTACCGCACGCATTGAACGTAAATCAACGGACGTCGAAGGTACTATTGTCGCCGATGGTGGTCGATTTGGTGGCTGGAGCTTATTCATCCACGACAATCGCCTGCACTATACAAACAACCACTCCGGCGATCAAAAACGCATCTCATCATCAGTGACAATTCCACCGGGCAATGTAACACTTCGTCTTGATGTGGTGAAAACCGGAGAAGATGAAGGGCGTGCACGTTTCTTTGTAAATGACCAGCCTGCGGGCGAAGGTCTTATATCACCATTTCGCCAATATAACTTTGTCAACGAACCCTTTGAAGTGGGGCGAGATAGCCAGACACCCGTTGACGATCACTACAACGCCCCGTTTGTATTCTCAGGCCAAATCGTCAATGTGGTGATTGAGGCCGTAGGTGAAGAGATCGTGGATCAAAATACCCTGCTTGAAGAACTGATGAGTAGTCAATAG
- a CDS encoding thiamine pyrophosphate-binding protein, translated as MPQMTGARFLAETVHDHGIDTVFFMPYIAPRALMEMENLGMKRVQTHGEKAAAYMADAYARIRRGPGLCMAQSVGAVNLAAGLQDAYLACSPVIAITGKESHVNQLRHAYQEVDHRNPFGAVTKYTADVHAVDLLPVYLRQAFRSATTGTPGPVHLDLQGLAGQVVVEAEADFEVVIESAFSQIPPFRPTAEPELITEALSLLSQAKKPIIMAGGGVTTSDASAELITLAEKLSIPVATSLNAKAMFPADHELAIGTPGSYSRACANQAMFETDLVFFIGSHTGGQVTNGYKVPPQGTPIIQLDINAEELGRNYPLTLGLQGDVRNTLRLMIDQASKAEPRTQWIARIHELVNAWKEDMAKHVNSDTEPMRPERLCKELSDFLPSDAILVSDTGHSGIWTGTMLDFKYPTQSYIRCSGSLGWGFPAALGAKCAAPDRPVICFTGDGGIWYHMTELDTAMKSEINTVTVINNNHSLNQEQGGVEHTYGGRTKGSDELWLFPDADFAKMAEAMGCFGITVNKISELQSALEQALNAGKPAVVDVKTHLEGIAAKAWMPA; from the coding sequence ATGCCCCAAATGACAGGTGCACGATTTCTCGCAGAAACCGTGCATGACCACGGAATAGACACCGTCTTTTTTATGCCCTACATCGCGCCCCGAGCATTGATGGAAATGGAAAATCTCGGCATGAAACGCGTGCAAACCCACGGAGAAAAAGCCGCCGCGTACATGGCCGATGCGTATGCGCGCATCAGACGCGGTCCAGGTCTTTGTATGGCCCAATCCGTTGGTGCCGTTAACCTCGCTGCTGGTCTTCAAGACGCATATCTTGCCTGCTCGCCTGTTATCGCAATCACAGGCAAAGAAAGCCATGTCAATCAGCTCCGCCATGCCTATCAGGAAGTCGATCACCGAAACCCGTTTGGTGCAGTTACAAAATACACCGCTGATGTCCACGCCGTCGATCTGTTGCCCGTGTATTTGCGGCAGGCTTTTCGATCAGCCACCACAGGCACACCCGGTCCCGTACATCTCGATCTACAAGGTCTTGCCGGTCAAGTCGTCGTTGAAGCCGAAGCCGATTTTGAAGTCGTCATCGAATCTGCCTTTTCCCAGATTCCACCTTTTCGTCCGACTGCCGAACCCGAATTGATCACCGAAGCCCTCAGCCTTCTATCTCAAGCCAAAAAGCCGATTATCATGGCCGGTGGCGGTGTGACCACATCCGATGCCAGCGCCGAACTCATCACCCTTGCCGAGAAGCTTTCTATCCCCGTTGCCACATCCCTCAATGCCAAAGCCATGTTTCCCGCCGATCACGAACTCGCTATCGGCACACCCGGTTCATACTCACGCGCCTGTGCCAATCAGGCCATGTTTGAAACCGATCTGGTTTTCTTCATCGGCAGTCATACGGGCGGGCAGGTTACCAATGGGTATAAAGTGCCGCCACAAGGCACGCCCATCATTCAACTCGACATCAATGCCGAAGAATTGGGTCGCAACTATCCCCTCACCCTCGGCCTTCAAGGCGACGTGCGAAACACATTGCGCCTCATGATTGATCAGGCCAGCAAAGCAGAGCCTCGCACCCAATGGATCGCCCGCATCCACGAACTCGTCAACGCATGGAAAGAAGACATGGCCAAACATGTCAACTCCGACACCGAACCCATGCGTCCCGAACGCCTCTGCAAAGAACTGTCTGACTTTCTTCCTTCCGATGCCATACTCGTCTCCGACACAGGCCACTCCGGCATCTGGACCGGCACCATGCTCGACTTCAAATATCCCACACAATCTTATATCCGCTGTTCTGGTTCACTCGGCTGGGGTTTCCCTGCAGCCCTCGGTGCCAAATGCGCCGCACCAGACCGTCCCGTCATTTGCTTCACTGGCGATGGGGGCATCTGGTATCACATGACCGAACTCGACACCGCCATGAAATCCGAAATCAACACCGTCACCGTCATCAACAACAACCATTCGCTGAACCAGGAACAAGGTGGTGTAGAACACACCTATGGCGGTCGTACCAAAGGCTCTGATGAACTCTGGCTCTTCCCAGACGCAGACTTTGCCAAAATGGCCGAAGCTATGGGATGCTTTGGCATCACCGTCAACAAAATCAGCGAGCTGCAAAGTGCTCTTGAGCAAGCCCTCAACGCAGGCAAACCCGCCGTCGTCGATGTCAAAACCCATCTCGAAGGCATTGCTGCAAAAGCCTGGATGCCAGCCTAA
- a CDS encoding phytanoyl-CoA dioxygenase family protein — MSIEQLQENGLTGPFELADKSLVDAVCEVGIELQALQRQENIVRQLAGQERQFRTKIDRHMEFKVMRDLCLDDNVKSVVSEHFGNDLFIWGSVFQLKSEGVSENIWHHDRAYENGRDQVNLYDTSNHFSILFALTDIGYGAGRIEYVKGSHQPIDGWNRDMRFVKEVPKLVHDRIGTLTMERGQFTVFHSQIMHRSLPFEYGEPRISLAVRLARKGTQIPDYYPQNPNPAAETQGIARFNPSATFSFD, encoded by the coding sequence ATGTCAATTGAGCAATTACAAGAAAATGGCCTAACCGGCCCTTTTGAGTTGGCAGACAAATCCCTCGTCGATGCCGTATGTGAGGTCGGGATAGAACTACAAGCGCTACAACGCCAGGAAAATATCGTGCGCCAGTTGGCAGGACAAGAACGCCAATTTAGAACGAAGATCGATAGACACATGGAATTCAAGGTGATGAGAGACCTCTGTCTCGATGACAATGTGAAGTCCGTGGTGTCCGAACATTTCGGCAATGATCTTTTCATTTGGGGTAGCGTCTTTCAATTGAAATCTGAAGGCGTGTCAGAAAATATATGGCACCACGATCGCGCATACGAAAATGGCCGCGATCAAGTCAATCTCTATGATACCAGCAATCACTTCTCTATTCTGTTCGCGCTGACCGACATTGGCTACGGCGCTGGCCGCATTGAATATGTGAAGGGATCTCATCAACCCATTGATGGGTGGAACAGAGATATGCGATTTGTAAAAGAAGTGCCAAAACTCGTCCATGATAGGATCGGCACACTCACAATGGAAAGAGGCCAGTTCACGGTGTTTCATTCTCAAATCATGCATCGCAGCCTGCCTTTTGAGTATGGCGAGCCAAGAATCTCATTGGCCGTCAGACTCGCGAGGAAGGGCACACAAATCCCCGATTATTATCCACAAAATCCAAATCCAGCCGCAGAAACACAAGGAATCGCCCGTTTCAATCCGTCCGCGACGTTTTCTTTCGACTAA
- a CDS encoding sulfatase, protein MNVIHIISDTFRRDNLKVFGGRGHAPFLDAFAEKCVLFDRAYVCSFPTVPIRGELVTGQVGMCRRGWEPLKRDIPVIADSLSDAGVVSMMIADTPHHLNNGFNYNRGFTGWEWIRGQESDHLRTQPFDYYGDAARRFRTHTRTHPEQLPLGLANHLRNTAFRQKEEDTFVATTMRSATRWLEQNYQHESFYLMVDTFDPHEPWDPPDWYVRRFQKEDYEGPEPIYPPYGSNPMDEKTTKRAEVLYRAEACLVDTWIGHLLKKIDNMGLMDSTMIIFMADHGFLLGEHGLVAKNFDMYEEVAHIPLMIYYPEATPRRTPALTSIIDIPPTILDVFNTEHSGPVEGNSLLPIVLDGGDQNHDYAITHGAWVGGWSPDGGNPQGQVTDGEWTLLLENQGPPNKLYHLPSDPGQNENRFDSSAYEVRRLYDAFLNFIGQNGGPPEMVESFRNRMP, encoded by the coding sequence ATGAACGTTATACACATCATATCAGACACATTTAGACGCGATAATCTGAAAGTATTCGGGGGAAGAGGCCACGCACCGTTTCTCGATGCTTTTGCCGAGAAATGCGTCCTGTTCGACCGTGCCTACGTGTGCAGTTTTCCCACCGTACCCATTCGAGGTGAACTGGTCACCGGCCAGGTTGGTATGTGCAGGAGAGGCTGGGAACCGCTCAAGCGGGACATTCCCGTAATAGCAGATTCGCTTTCAGATGCGGGTGTCGTATCCATGATGATTGCAGATACACCTCATCATCTTAATAACGGGTTCAACTACAATCGGGGGTTCACAGGATGGGAGTGGATTCGAGGTCAAGAGTCCGATCATTTGAGGACTCAGCCCTTTGACTACTATGGAGATGCCGCAAGACGCTTTCGCACACATACGCGGACCCATCCCGAGCAACTTCCGCTGGGATTGGCCAATCATTTGAGAAACACGGCCTTTCGGCAGAAAGAGGAAGATACATTTGTCGCCACGACAATGCGCAGCGCAACACGATGGTTGGAGCAGAACTACCAGCACGAAAGCTTTTATCTTATGGTCGACACGTTCGATCCACATGAGCCCTGGGATCCGCCGGATTGGTACGTTCGGCGATTCCAGAAGGAAGACTACGAGGGTCCTGAACCCATCTATCCGCCTTACGGATCGAATCCAATGGACGAGAAGACCACAAAGCGAGCAGAAGTGCTTTACCGTGCAGAAGCCTGCCTCGTCGACACGTGGATTGGTCACCTGTTGAAGAAAATAGATAATATGGGACTGATGGATTCGACCATGATTATCTTCATGGCCGATCATGGATTTCTTCTGGGTGAGCATGGTCTGGTGGCGAAGAACTTTGATATGTATGAGGAAGTCGCTCACATTCCGCTGATGATCTATTATCCAGAAGCCACGCCCAGGAGAACGCCGGCATTAACCAGCATCATTGATATTCCACCGACCATTCTGGACGTCTTCAACACGGAGCATTCTGGGCCGGTTGAGGGCAATTCCCTTTTGCCCATCGTGTTGGATGGCGGCGACCAAAATCACGATTACGCCATCACGCATGGCGCGTGGGTCGGCGGCTGGAGTCCCGATGGTGGCAATCCCCAGGGCCAGGTAACTGACGGCGAATGGACGCTTCTGCTCGAGAACCAGGGTCCGCCCAACAAGCTTTACCATCTGCCTTCCGATCCAGGTCAAAACGAGAATCGGTTCGACTCGAGCGCCTATGAAGTTCGAAGACTCTACGACGCATTTCTTAACTTCATCGGTCAGAATGGTGGGCCTCCCGAAATGGTGGAATCCTTTCGCAATAGAATGCCCTAG
- a CDS encoding four-carbon acid sugar kinase family protein, with protein sequence MALCGLSLPLCSLKKAMPLFRFTVFLIAVPATIWAQTHASVPTIDCVAIVPVVPKCEETAITPTAVGKANFSTIPKVMIHGKFLSINCVILGVSGMACRKSLLRHKIREIKTMLELGVIADDLTGGMMVASLLEREGVRCPLVTSGDALNTLDDDAQAVVVGRKLLIQPPDDARADAKRTAEALLAKGTKQIYYKYSALFSSTARGNIGPVAETLMDLTQADHVFFCPIWKNTTIYQGRLFLGSIMLHESPRRNDPVTPMTNSNLVEVLQKQSQVKVGLLPYQIVASGTDACENYISEQKTLGVKFFIVDVIDESNLEQLATLSKDLPLSTGADLLPVMLARNWQRDKKSQPKTLLPPAPGYEAVISGSCTGKSVRQLAHFEQTHPVFRIDLLEAAQDANMVDHIVEWAKDRLEKGPVGVGTSTDPEGVKRAQAELGREGAATLADKLLSSVAQHFYQHGVRKFVVMGGETSGAVMASLGIEQVSVATFDVLNGGYCHSSGSDPLSLVLKAGGVGEDNFIHTALEQMRKADKNQ encoded by the coding sequence ATGGCCTTATGTGGCCTGAGCCTACCCCTGTGCTCGCTGAAGAAGGCGATGCCTTTATTTCGGTTCACGGTATTCCTCATTGCGGTACCCGCAACGATTTGGGCGCAGACCCACGCATCAGTGCCTACTATCGATTGCGTCGCCATCGTCCCGGTGGTGCCAAAGTGCGAGGAGACAGCGATCACCCCGACCGCGGTTGGGAAGGCGAATTTCTCGACTATCCCGAAGGTTATGATCCATGGCAAATTTCTATCGATAAACTGTGTGATCCTTGGAGTGAGTGGGATGGCATGCAGGAAGTCGTTGCTGAGGCACAAAATTCGAGAGATCAAAACGATGCTTGAACTTGGTGTGATCGCAGATGATCTCACAGGTGGGATGATGGTCGCGAGTTTGCTCGAAAGAGAAGGCGTGCGTTGTCCACTGGTAACATCTGGTGATGCACTCAATACACTCGACGACGATGCACAAGCTGTGGTCGTTGGACGAAAACTCCTGATCCAACCCCCTGACGATGCCCGTGCCGATGCAAAACGCACGGCTGAAGCTCTGCTCGCCAAAGGTACGAAACAGATATACTACAAATACAGTGCGCTCTTTTCATCTACAGCACGTGGCAATATCGGGCCTGTGGCAGAAACGTTGATGGACTTGACCCAGGCCGACCACGTATTTTTTTGTCCCATCTGGAAAAACACAACAATCTATCAAGGGCGGTTGTTTCTCGGGTCGATCATGCTACACGAATCACCGAGACGCAATGATCCTGTAACACCGATGACCAATTCCAATCTTGTTGAAGTACTACAGAAACAAAGTCAGGTCAAGGTAGGTCTTTTGCCATATCAAATTGTGGCGTCAGGAACAGACGCTTGCGAGAACTACATTTCAGAGCAGAAGACCCTGGGCGTAAAGTTTTTTATTGTCGACGTGATTGACGAGTCGAATCTTGAGCAATTGGCAACACTGTCCAAGGATTTGCCATTGAGCACTGGCGCAGATCTACTCCCTGTGATGCTTGCGCGCAACTGGCAGAGGGACAAAAAGAGCCAACCGAAAACATTACTGCCGCCTGCACCTGGTTATGAAGCCGTTATTTCTGGGAGTTGCACGGGAAAATCAGTCCGGCAACTTGCGCATTTCGAGCAAACGCATCCGGTGTTTCGCATTGACCTTTTAGAAGCAGCTCAAGACGCCAACATGGTTGACCACATTGTCGAATGGGCAAAAGACCGATTAGAAAAAGGGCCTGTAGGTGTGGGTACCTCAACGGATCCTGAAGGCGTAAAAAGAGCCCAGGCGGAGCTCGGCCGCGAAGGCGCTGCAACACTTGCCGATAAGCTTCTGTCCAGTGTTGCCCAGCATTTCTATCAGCACGGTGTACGTAAATTTGTTGTGATGGGGGGAGAAACATCAGGGGCCGTCATGGCATCTTTAGGTATAGAGCAAGTTTCGGTGGCGACATTCGACGTTCTCAACGGTGGTTATTGTCATAGTTCAGGGAGCGATCCATTGTCGTTGGTACTGAAAGCGGGCGGTGTTGGTGAAGACAATTTTATTCATACCGCCCTGGAGCAGATGCGTAAAGCAGATAAAAACCAATAA
- a CDS encoding class II aldolase/adducin family protein, which translates to MEDDPVYEMALREQLVFYYKKVGELGLNEMSSGNLSVRFGDKMLISPNHATADNITTETIVKATFDGEYEGDRKPSSESPMHGAIYKKHPKAGAVVHTHSDYCVAVSCHVMTLPGFHYLMGVFGGNDVPCVPYSTFGSQSLAEDASEALYDRTACLLGNHGMVCHGPTLKRAVNQAHRLEIMCRQYVLSRQLGEPKYLTDDDWYAFHNRGVENQYGKNG; encoded by the coding sequence ATGGAAGATGATCCCGTTTATGAAATGGCCTTACGCGAGCAATTGGTTTTTTATTATAAAAAAGTTGGAGAGCTTGGCTTAAACGAAATGTCCTCTGGCAATCTGAGCGTCCGATTTGGCGACAAAATGCTCATCTCTCCCAACCACGCAACCGCAGACAATATTACCACAGAAACGATTGTCAAAGCCACCTTCGACGGTGAGTATGAAGGCGACCGCAAACCATCTTCGGAATCGCCCATGCATGGTGCCATCTATAAAAAGCACCCCAAAGCCGGAGCAGTGGTTCACACCCACTCCGATTACTGCGTTGCGGTATCGTGCCATGTGATGACCCTACCGGGCTTTCACTACCTTATGGGTGTGTTTGGCGGTAACGATGTACCCTGTGTCCCTTATTCCACATTTGGCAGCCAATCGCTTGCCGAAGACGCATCCGAAGCGCTCTATGACCGCACCGCGTGTCTCCTCGGAAACCACGGCATGGTCTGCCACGGACCAACCTTAAAACGCGCTGTCAACCAGGCCCACCGTCTGGAAATCATGTGCCGACAATACGTGCTTTCCCGTCAGCTTGGCGAACCAAAATATCTGACCGATGACGATTGGTACGCGTTTCACAACAGAGGCGTGGAAAACCAATACGGCAAAAACGGTTAA
- a CDS encoding SDR family oxidoreductase produces MSLDGKKALVTGGRRNIGRGIALALAQAGCDVGINDLERDTDADRTLELIRDQGREADFFQADISDSAQVEAMFTAYIARFNRLDILVNNPYAGSGATFLEITEENWDLTLDVCLKGFFLCSQQAARIMVQQGGGGCIVSTSSVHAYRAWPEDTAYGVAKAGVLRLTESMAVDLGPHNIRCNAVMPGYMDLTHVFGTQAPSVGSASDNLKANIPLQRRGTPEDIGRAVAFLCSPAAGNITGASLPVDGGLLTTGV; encoded by the coding sequence ATGTCACTCGATGGAAAAAAGGCTCTCGTCACTGGTGGACGCCGCAATATCGGTCGCGGCATTGCCCTTGCTCTGGCTCAGGCAGGCTGTGATGTGGGCATCAACGACCTGGAACGAGATACCGATGCCGACAGGACCCTGGAACTGATCCGGGATCAGGGGCGCGAAGCCGACTTCTTTCAGGCTGATATATCCGACAGTGCACAGGTAGAAGCAATGTTCACCGCCTACATAGCTCGTTTTAACCGCCTCGATATCCTGGTCAACAACCCCTATGCCGGAAGCGGGGCTACCTTCCTCGAAATCACCGAAGAAAACTGGGATTTGACTCTGGACGTATGTCTCAAAGGCTTTTTTCTTTGTAGCCAGCAGGCCGCCCGCATCATGGTACAACAGGGCGGGGGTGGCTGCATTGTCAGTACTTCTTCAGTCCATGCCTATCGCGCCTGGCCCGAAGATACGGCCTACGGAGTGGCCAAAGCGGGTGTGCTACGTCTCACCGAGAGCATGGCTGTGGACTTAGGTCCCCACAATATCCGCTGCAACGCCGTAATGCCGGGATATATGGACCTGACCCATGTTTTTGGCACTCAGGCTCCGTCTGTAGGTAGCGCGTCCGACAACCTCAAAGCCAATATACCCTTGCAGCGCCGCGGCACCCCCGAAGACATCGGACGAGCCGTTGCCTTTCTCTGCTCGCCCGCGGCCGGTAATATTACCGGTGCCTCCCTACCGGTGGATGGCGGTCTCTTGACCACGGGCGTCTAA
- a CDS encoding CYTH domain-containing protein: MTKEIERKFCVRKMPDLTVCTGVEISQGYISVGENGPEVRLRHKGKRFYQTVKIGEGVQRTEVEVELSRAQFDTLWPLTEGRRVEKVRYEIAEGIWTIELDVYRGRLKGLVVAEVEFETIDESSRFVPPPWFGREVTDDSHYKNAYLALMGISNDHAL; encoded by the coding sequence ATGACCAAAGAAATTGAACGAAAGTTTTGCGTGCGAAAGATGCCAGATCTAACGGTCTGTACAGGAGTAGAAATCTCACAGGGCTATATTTCAGTAGGCGAGAATGGTCCAGAGGTCCGCTTGCGTCACAAGGGCAAGCGATTTTATCAGACTGTGAAAATTGGTGAGGGTGTGCAACGGACGGAAGTTGAGGTGGAATTGAGCCGAGCGCAATTTGATACCCTCTGGCCTTTAACTGAGGGCAGGCGGGTCGAAAAAGTGCGTTATGAGATAGCCGAAGGAATATGGACGATTGAACTGGATGTGTACCGCGGCCGCCTGAAGGGCCTGGTAGTGGCCGAAGTCGAGTTTGAGACCATAGACGAAAGTTCGCGCTTTGTCCCGCCCCCCTGGTTCGGACGAGAAGTGACCGATGATAGTCATTATAAAAATGCCTATCTGGCATTGATGGGAATTTCAAATGATCACGCGCTGTGA